A genomic segment from Cuculus canorus isolate bCucCan1 chromosome 18, bCucCan1.pri, whole genome shotgun sequence encodes:
- the CASKIN2 gene encoding caskin-2 isoform X4 — MGREQELIQAVKNGDIPSVQKLVAKIKASKSKLLGSAKRLNVNYQDADGFSALHHAALGGSLELISLLLEAQATVDIKDSNGMRPLHYAAWQGRVEPVRVLLRAAASVNMASLDGQIPLHLSAQYGHYEVSEMLLQHQSNPCLINKAKKTPLDLACEFGRLKVAQLLLNSHLCVALLEGQSKDATDPNYTTPLHLAAKNGHKEIIRQLLKAGIEINKQTKTGTALHEAALYGKTEVVRLLLEGGVDVNIRNTYNQTALDIVNQFTTSHASKDIKQLLRGILKVRALKDFWNLHDPTALNIRAGDVITVLEQHPDGRWKGHIHDAQKGTDRVGYFPPSIAEVISKRTGTVVPRMAPAQQRQGPPHGGQQLLPDECPHPTAPSGPAGCGHLTLTRTAPGPDSAAGDRNSVGSEGSIGSIRSAGSGQSTEGTNGQTSILIENARPLPSPGDDLQQHLLGSEPRNGQLTPTAGPPGHQIPGSCPLGDKVFSHQFLRPEQLLEGKDAEAIYNWLSEFQLESYTANFLNAGYDVPTISRMTPEDLTAIGVTKPGHRKKISTEIGQLSIAEWLPNYIPADLMDWLSAIGLPQYHKKLVNNGYDSITIVTDLTWEDLQEIGINKLGHQKKIMLAVKKLRDLRKSLNQAEASVTSRKVPGALDIVTIESLENGECQTPLTPKMTTFQDSELSYELQTAMSNSCHETLGIKSSQGMSRSQESIGVRSRGSGHSQDNVLSRHLSSPSQESLGSGESSSSSGQSCAPPRSKESPAGLPGWPSPEPYGKAPSPEGLNGYANGGGSPLKERNLPEGTEQHARPVAQKGAGSPAGTPCTTPETPGKVTAPYVFMYPHVSLKSPTAPSLRGAEQPKALAHPYSSISPGQKSSLQASAQKAFSYLHSQCGPAEPPAAAPTAAPSTWQPGEPHSGGEGIKHKKRSHSLNRYALSDGEHEEEEGVPTSTLGSYATLTRRPGRSQTPRGCLQADAKVTRSQSFAIRAKRKGPPPPPPKRLSSVSSALAVEADSEQPPDPERPPAAPQDVADAGASPGDTGHSRTVRSLAAALEGTPGTSPAKPLLAPKPLSVAQDCVPRADGDNESYDGGDNDSATISEASRDPFESSKPRRRTVSEPSAPMTEAAQHRQEDACSDTEEEAKPGVSSSSSQNSSSECIPFAEEGNLTIKQRPKPAGHPKADAAVLEAEPGSQPAEPPCSAGKELAVPTAAKEPPLLEFNLTESDTVKRRPRFKEREPLQAVLKAFGEAGAGPAPQYAQAQAVSIAGPAVPASRPALATDAFDDDTMEFRIAEIEKSILSLEKGIRKAPNPTKSPGPAELLGTTVVRTPAPDVPKHTSVASTKLVFSGPKTIYQQVLQPSRHTVAPWATQAVPDVVGPLAGPGSLALEAGSKVSAKASVAVPGAGLAQQRLEQSSSTLAATLQVAKKMTVEELESHPGAVHSAKNILEDISNMFDDLADQLDAMLD; from the exons agctcctggGATCTGCCAAGCGCCTCAACGTGAACTACCAGGATGCGGATGG GTTCTCAGCACTGCACCATGCAGCGCTGGGCGGCAGCCTGGAACTCATCTCGCTGCTGCTGGAGGCGCAGGCCACCGTCGACATCAAGGACAGCAACG GGATGCGGCCCCTGCACTACGCAGCCTGGCAGGGGCGTGTGGAGCCGGTGCGGGTGCTGCTGCGCGCAGCTGCCTCTGTCAACATGGCCTCCCTGGACGGGCAGATCCCGCTGCACCTCTCGGCACAGTACGGCCACTACGAGGTG TcggagatgctgctgcagcaccagtCCAACCCCTGCCTCATCAACAAGGCGAAGAAAACCCCCCTGGACCTGGCCTGCGAGTTCGGGCGGCTGAAG GTGGCCCAGCTTCTACTCAACAGCCACCTCTGCGTCGCCCTTCTGGAGGGACAGTCCAAGGATGCCACTGACCCCAACTACACCACCCCACTGCACCTGGCAGCCAAGAACGGGCACAAGGAGATCATCAG GCAGCTGCTGAAGGCTGGCATCGAGATCAACAAGCAGACGAAGACGGGCACGGCCCTGCACGAGGCTGCGCTTTATGGCAAAACAGAGGTGGTGCGGTTGCTGCTGGAG GGTGGTGTTGATGTGAACATCAGGAACACCTACAACCAGACAGCGCTGGACATCGTGAACCAGTTCACCACCTCTCACGCCAGCAAGGACATCAAGCAGCTGCTGAGAG GAATCCTGAAGGTCCGAGCTTTGAAGGATTTTTGGAACCTCCATGACCCAACTGCTCTCAACATCCGGGCAGGAGATGTCATCACG GTCCTGGAGCAACATCCAGACGGGCGATGGAAGGGGCACATCCACGATGCTCAGAAAGGCACCGATCGGGTCGGGTACTTCCCCCCGTCCATCGCTGAGGTCATCAGCAAGCGAACAG GCACGGTTGTCCCTCGCATGGCACCCGCGCAGCAGCGCCAGGGTCCCCCCCACGgtgggcagcagctcctccccGACGAGTGTCCTCACCCAACAGCCCCAAGCGGCCCCGCGGGCTGTGGCCACCTCACCCTAACCCGGACGGCCCCAGGCCCTGACAGCGCAG CAGGAGACAGGAACAGCGTGGGCAGCGAGGGCAGCATCGGCAGCATCCGCAGCGCCGGCAGCGGCCAGAGCACCGAGGGCACCAACGGGCAGACCAGCATCCTCATCGAGAATGCCAGG cCGTTGCCCTCCCCCGGCGACGATCTCCAGCAGCACCTTCTGGGCTCGGAGCCGCGCAACGGGCAGCTGACCCCCACGGCAG gGCCACCGGGCCACCAGATCCCAGGCAGCTGCCCCCTCGGAGACAAGGTCTTCTCCCACCAGTTCTTGCGGCCTGAACAGCTCCTCGAGGGGAAG GACGCAGAAGCCATTTACAACTGGTTGAGCGAGTTCCAGCTGGAGTCCTACACCGCCAACTTCCTCAACGCTGGCTACGATGTCCCCACCATCAGCCGCATGACCCCAGAG GACCTGACGGCCATCGGTGTGACCAAGCCAGGCCACAGGAAGAAGATCTCCACGGAGATCGGGCAGCTCAGCATCGCCGAATGGCTGCCCAACTACATCCCG GCTGACCTGATGGACTGGCTCAGCGCCATTGGGTTGCCCCAGTACCACAAAAAGCTGGTGAACAACGGCTACGACTCCATCACCATCGTAACAGATCTAACATGGGAGGATCTGCAAGAGATCGGCATCAACAAGCTGG GCCACCAGAAGAAGATCATGTTGGCCGTTAAGAAGCTCAGAGATCTGCGCAAAAGCCTAAACCAAGCAGAAGCAAGTGTGACAAGTCGCAAAGTCCCTGGTGCCCTGGATATTGTCACCATCGAGTCACTGGAGAACGGGGAGTGCCAGACCCCGCTCACTCCCAAAATGACAACCTTCCAGGACAGCGAGCTCAGCTACGAGCTCCAGACAGCCATGTCCAACAGCTGCCACGAGACGTTGGGCATCAAGAGCAGCCAGGGGATGTCACGGAGCCAGGAGAGCATCGGGGTGCGGTCCCGGGGCTCAGGGCACTCACAGGACAACGTGCTGTCCCGGCACCTCTCCAGCCCCTCGCAGGAGAGCCTGGGCAGcggggagagcagcagcagcagcgggcAGTCCTGCGCACCGCCCCGCAGCAAGGAGAGCCCAGCCGGCCTGCCGGGATGGCCCAGCCCCGAGCCCTACGGGAAGGCTCCCTCTCCCGAGGGGCTGAACGGCTACGCCAATGGCGGCGGGAGCCCTCTCAAGGAGAGGAACCTGCCTGAAGGCACAGAGCAGCACGCCCGGCCCGTGGCTCAGAAAGGGGCCGGGTCACCGGCGGGCACCCCCTGCACTACCCCCGAGACCCCCGGCAAGGTGACAGCCCCGTACGTCTTCATGTACCCCCACGTCTCCTTGAAATCCCCAACAGCCCCTTCCCTCCGAGGAGCGGAGCAGCCCAAGGCCCTGGCGCACCCGTACAGCTCCATCTCCCCCGGACAGAAGAGCAGCCTGCAGGCATCGGCCCAAAAAGCCTTCTCCTACCTGCACAGCCAGTGCGGCCCCGCAGAGCCGCCCGCCGCGGCACCCACGGCAGCACCGAGCACCTGGCAGCCTGGGGAGCCGCACAGTGGGGGCGAGGGCATCAAGCACAAGAAGCGTTCGCACAGCCTGAACCGCTACGCGCTGTCGGACGGGGAgcacgaggaggaggagggggtgccCACCAGCACGCTGGGCTCCTACGCCACACTGACGCGGCGGCCGGGCCGCAGCCAGACACCACggggctgcctgcaggcagaCGCCAAGGTGACGCGCAGCCAGTCCTTCGCCATCCGGGCCAAGCGCAAGGGCCCTCCGCCACCACCTCCCAAGCGCCTCAGCTCCGTCTCCAGCGCCCTCGCCGTGGAGGCAGACAGCGAGCAACCTCCTGATCCTGAGCGGCCACCTGCTGCGCCCCAGGACGTGGCCGATGCGGGTGCCAGCCCCGGTGACACTGGACACAGCAGGACAGTGAGAAGCCTGGCAGCTGCACTggaggggacaccggggacaaGTCCAGCCAAGCCCCTCCTGGCCCCAAAACCACTGTCCGTGGCTCAGGACTGTGTCCCCAGGGCAGATGGGGACAATGAATCCTACGATGGTGGTGACAATGACAGTGCCACAATTTCAGAGGCCAGCAGGGACCCCTTTGAGAGCAGCAAGCCCCGGAGACGGACAGTCAGCGAGCCTAGCGCTCCCATGACAGAGgctgcacagcacaggcaggaggacgCCTGCTCGGACACGGAGGAGGAGGCCAAGCCAGGGgtttcctcttcatcctcccaGAACAGCTCCAGCGAGTGCATCCCCTTTGCAGAAGAAGGCAACTTGACCATCAAACAGCGGCCGAAGCCTGCCGGGCACCCCAAGGCTGACGCGGCTGTGCTGGAGGCAGAGCCCGGTTCCCAGCCGGCCGAGCCCCCCTGCTCCGCTGGGAAAGAGCTGGCAGTGCCCACTGCCGCCAAGGAGCCGCCTTTGCTGGAGTTCAACCTCACCGAGTCGGACACGGTGAAACGCCGTCCGCGCTTCAAGGAGCGGGAGCCGCTGCAGGCGGTGCTGAAGGCATTCGGCGAGGCGGGGGCCGGCCCTGCGCCCCAGTACGCCCAGGCGCAGGCGGTGAGCATCGCGGGCCCCGCTGTGCCGGCATCACGGCCCGCACTGGCCACTGACGCCTTTGACGATGACACCATGGAGTTCAGGATTGCTGAGATAGAGAAAAGCATCTTGTCGCTGGAAAAGGGGATCAGGAAGGCACCGAACCCCACCAAATCCCCTGGCCCTGCGGAGCTGCTCGGCACCACCGTGGTGAGGACGCCTGCTCCAG ATGTCCCCAAGCACACCTCTGTGGCATCCACCAAGCTTGTCTTCTCCGGGCCCAAGACCATCTACCAGCAGGTCCTGCAGCCGTCCCGCCACACTGTGGCTCCCTGGGCCACCCAGGCGGTGCCGGATGTGGTCGGACCCCTGGCTGGTCCTGGCTCGCTGGCGCTGGAGGCAGGCAGCAAGGTGTCGGCCAAGGCTTCGGTGGCTGTGCCGGGAGCCGGGCTAGCCCAGCAGcggctggagcagagcagctccacgTTGGCTGCCACACtgcaggtggccaagaagatgacagtggaggagctggagag CCACCCTGGGGCAGTGCACTCTGCCAAGAACATCCTGGAAGACATCAGCAACATGTTCGATGACCTGGCTGACCAGCTGGACGCGATGCTGGACTGA
- the CASKIN2 gene encoding caskin-2 isoform X1: protein MGREQELIQAVKNGDIPSVQKLVAKIKASKSKLLGSAKRLNVNYQDADGFSALHHAALGGSLELISLLLEAQATVDIKDSNGMRPLHYAAWQGRVEPVRVLLRAAASVNMASLDGQIPLHLSAQYGHYEVSEMLLQHQSNPCLINKAKKTPLDLACEFGRLKVAQLLLNSHLCVALLEGQSKDATDPNYTTPLHLAAKNGHKEIIRQLLKAGIEINKQTKTGTALHEAALYGKTEVVRLLLEGGVDVNIRNTYNQTALDIVNQFTTSHASKDIKQLLREASGILKVRALKDFWNLHDPTALNIRAGDVITVLEQHPDGRWKGHIHDAQKGTDRVGYFPPSIAEVISKRTGTVVPRMAPAQQRQGPPHGGQQLLPDECPHPTAPSGPAGCGHLTLTRTAPGPDSAAGDRNSVGSEGSIGSIRSAGSGQSTEGTNGQTSILIENARPLPSPGDDLQQHLLGSEPRNGQLTPTAGPPGHQIPGSCPLGDKVFSHQFLRPEQLLEGKDAEAIYNWLSEFQLESYTANFLNAGYDVPTISRMTPEDLTAIGVTKPGHRKKISTEIGQLSIAEWLPNYIPADLMDWLSAIGLPQYHKKLVNNGYDSITIVTDLTWEDLQEIGINKLGHQKKIMLAVKKLRDLRKSLNQAEASVTSRKVPGALDIVTIESLENGECQTPLTPKMTTFQDSELSYELQTAMSNSCHETLGIKSSQGMSRSQESIGVRSRGSGHSQDNVLSRHLSSPSQESLGSGESSSSSGQSCAPPRSKESPAGLPGWPSPEPYGKAPSPEGLNGYANGGGSPLKERNLPEGTEQHARPVAQKGAGSPAGTPCTTPETPGKVTAPYVFMYPHVSLKSPTAPSLRGAEQPKALAHPYSSISPGQKSSLQASAQKAFSYLHSQCGPAEPPAAAPTAAPSTWQPGEPHSGGEGIKHKKRSHSLNRYALSDGEHEEEEGVPTSTLGSYATLTRRPGRSQTPRGCLQADAKVTRSQSFAIRAKRKGPPPPPPKRLSSVSSALAVEADSEQPPDPERPPAAPQDVADAGASPGDTGHSRTVRSLAAALEGTPGTSPAKPLLAPKPLSVAQDCVPRADGDNESYDGGDNDSATISEASRDPFESSKPRRRTVSEPSAPMTEAAQHRQEDACSDTEEEAKPGVSSSSSQNSSSECIPFAEEGNLTIKQRPKPAGHPKADAAVLEAEPGSQPAEPPCSAGKELAVPTAAKEPPLLEFNLTESDTVKRRPRFKEREPLQAVLKAFGEAGAGPAPQYAQAQAVSIAGPAVPASRPALATDAFDDDTMEFRIAEIEKSILSLEKGIRKAPNPTKSPGPAELLGTTVVRTPAPGMWACGGLQGGGGARGSLLPAGLVWEARRMCPITCHKSSSFADVPKHTSVASTKLVFSGPKTIYQQVLQPSRHTVAPWATQAVPDVVGPLAGPGSLALEAGSKVSAKASVAVPGAGLAQQRLEQSSSTLAATLQVAKKMTVEELESHPGAVHSAKNILEDISNMFDDLADQLDAMLD, encoded by the exons agctcctggGATCTGCCAAGCGCCTCAACGTGAACTACCAGGATGCGGATGG GTTCTCAGCACTGCACCATGCAGCGCTGGGCGGCAGCCTGGAACTCATCTCGCTGCTGCTGGAGGCGCAGGCCACCGTCGACATCAAGGACAGCAACG GGATGCGGCCCCTGCACTACGCAGCCTGGCAGGGGCGTGTGGAGCCGGTGCGGGTGCTGCTGCGCGCAGCTGCCTCTGTCAACATGGCCTCCCTGGACGGGCAGATCCCGCTGCACCTCTCGGCACAGTACGGCCACTACGAGGTG TcggagatgctgctgcagcaccagtCCAACCCCTGCCTCATCAACAAGGCGAAGAAAACCCCCCTGGACCTGGCCTGCGAGTTCGGGCGGCTGAAG GTGGCCCAGCTTCTACTCAACAGCCACCTCTGCGTCGCCCTTCTGGAGGGACAGTCCAAGGATGCCACTGACCCCAACTACACCACCCCACTGCACCTGGCAGCCAAGAACGGGCACAAGGAGATCATCAG GCAGCTGCTGAAGGCTGGCATCGAGATCAACAAGCAGACGAAGACGGGCACGGCCCTGCACGAGGCTGCGCTTTATGGCAAAACAGAGGTGGTGCGGTTGCTGCTGGAG GGTGGTGTTGATGTGAACATCAGGAACACCTACAACCAGACAGCGCTGGACATCGTGAACCAGTTCACCACCTCTCACGCCAGCAAGGACATCAAGCAGCTGCTGAGAG AGGCATCAGGAATCCTGAAGGTCCGAGCTTTGAAGGATTTTTGGAACCTCCATGACCCAACTGCTCTCAACATCCGGGCAGGAGATGTCATCACG GTCCTGGAGCAACATCCAGACGGGCGATGGAAGGGGCACATCCACGATGCTCAGAAAGGCACCGATCGGGTCGGGTACTTCCCCCCGTCCATCGCTGAGGTCATCAGCAAGCGAACAG GCACGGTTGTCCCTCGCATGGCACCCGCGCAGCAGCGCCAGGGTCCCCCCCACGgtgggcagcagctcctccccGACGAGTGTCCTCACCCAACAGCCCCAAGCGGCCCCGCGGGCTGTGGCCACCTCACCCTAACCCGGACGGCCCCAGGCCCTGACAGCGCAG CAGGAGACAGGAACAGCGTGGGCAGCGAGGGCAGCATCGGCAGCATCCGCAGCGCCGGCAGCGGCCAGAGCACCGAGGGCACCAACGGGCAGACCAGCATCCTCATCGAGAATGCCAGG cCGTTGCCCTCCCCCGGCGACGATCTCCAGCAGCACCTTCTGGGCTCGGAGCCGCGCAACGGGCAGCTGACCCCCACGGCAG gGCCACCGGGCCACCAGATCCCAGGCAGCTGCCCCCTCGGAGACAAGGTCTTCTCCCACCAGTTCTTGCGGCCTGAACAGCTCCTCGAGGGGAAG GACGCAGAAGCCATTTACAACTGGTTGAGCGAGTTCCAGCTGGAGTCCTACACCGCCAACTTCCTCAACGCTGGCTACGATGTCCCCACCATCAGCCGCATGACCCCAGAG GACCTGACGGCCATCGGTGTGACCAAGCCAGGCCACAGGAAGAAGATCTCCACGGAGATCGGGCAGCTCAGCATCGCCGAATGGCTGCCCAACTACATCCCG GCTGACCTGATGGACTGGCTCAGCGCCATTGGGTTGCCCCAGTACCACAAAAAGCTGGTGAACAACGGCTACGACTCCATCACCATCGTAACAGATCTAACATGGGAGGATCTGCAAGAGATCGGCATCAACAAGCTGG GCCACCAGAAGAAGATCATGTTGGCCGTTAAGAAGCTCAGAGATCTGCGCAAAAGCCTAAACCAAGCAGAAGCAAGTGTGACAAGTCGCAAAGTCCCTGGTGCCCTGGATATTGTCACCATCGAGTCACTGGAGAACGGGGAGTGCCAGACCCCGCTCACTCCCAAAATGACAACCTTCCAGGACAGCGAGCTCAGCTACGAGCTCCAGACAGCCATGTCCAACAGCTGCCACGAGACGTTGGGCATCAAGAGCAGCCAGGGGATGTCACGGAGCCAGGAGAGCATCGGGGTGCGGTCCCGGGGCTCAGGGCACTCACAGGACAACGTGCTGTCCCGGCACCTCTCCAGCCCCTCGCAGGAGAGCCTGGGCAGcggggagagcagcagcagcagcgggcAGTCCTGCGCACCGCCCCGCAGCAAGGAGAGCCCAGCCGGCCTGCCGGGATGGCCCAGCCCCGAGCCCTACGGGAAGGCTCCCTCTCCCGAGGGGCTGAACGGCTACGCCAATGGCGGCGGGAGCCCTCTCAAGGAGAGGAACCTGCCTGAAGGCACAGAGCAGCACGCCCGGCCCGTGGCTCAGAAAGGGGCCGGGTCACCGGCGGGCACCCCCTGCACTACCCCCGAGACCCCCGGCAAGGTGACAGCCCCGTACGTCTTCATGTACCCCCACGTCTCCTTGAAATCCCCAACAGCCCCTTCCCTCCGAGGAGCGGAGCAGCCCAAGGCCCTGGCGCACCCGTACAGCTCCATCTCCCCCGGACAGAAGAGCAGCCTGCAGGCATCGGCCCAAAAAGCCTTCTCCTACCTGCACAGCCAGTGCGGCCCCGCAGAGCCGCCCGCCGCGGCACCCACGGCAGCACCGAGCACCTGGCAGCCTGGGGAGCCGCACAGTGGGGGCGAGGGCATCAAGCACAAGAAGCGTTCGCACAGCCTGAACCGCTACGCGCTGTCGGACGGGGAgcacgaggaggaggagggggtgccCACCAGCACGCTGGGCTCCTACGCCACACTGACGCGGCGGCCGGGCCGCAGCCAGACACCACggggctgcctgcaggcagaCGCCAAGGTGACGCGCAGCCAGTCCTTCGCCATCCGGGCCAAGCGCAAGGGCCCTCCGCCACCACCTCCCAAGCGCCTCAGCTCCGTCTCCAGCGCCCTCGCCGTGGAGGCAGACAGCGAGCAACCTCCTGATCCTGAGCGGCCACCTGCTGCGCCCCAGGACGTGGCCGATGCGGGTGCCAGCCCCGGTGACACTGGACACAGCAGGACAGTGAGAAGCCTGGCAGCTGCACTggaggggacaccggggacaaGTCCAGCCAAGCCCCTCCTGGCCCCAAAACCACTGTCCGTGGCTCAGGACTGTGTCCCCAGGGCAGATGGGGACAATGAATCCTACGATGGTGGTGACAATGACAGTGCCACAATTTCAGAGGCCAGCAGGGACCCCTTTGAGAGCAGCAAGCCCCGGAGACGGACAGTCAGCGAGCCTAGCGCTCCCATGACAGAGgctgcacagcacaggcaggaggacgCCTGCTCGGACACGGAGGAGGAGGCCAAGCCAGGGgtttcctcttcatcctcccaGAACAGCTCCAGCGAGTGCATCCCCTTTGCAGAAGAAGGCAACTTGACCATCAAACAGCGGCCGAAGCCTGCCGGGCACCCCAAGGCTGACGCGGCTGTGCTGGAGGCAGAGCCCGGTTCCCAGCCGGCCGAGCCCCCCTGCTCCGCTGGGAAAGAGCTGGCAGTGCCCACTGCCGCCAAGGAGCCGCCTTTGCTGGAGTTCAACCTCACCGAGTCGGACACGGTGAAACGCCGTCCGCGCTTCAAGGAGCGGGAGCCGCTGCAGGCGGTGCTGAAGGCATTCGGCGAGGCGGGGGCCGGCCCTGCGCCCCAGTACGCCCAGGCGCAGGCGGTGAGCATCGCGGGCCCCGCTGTGCCGGCATCACGGCCCGCACTGGCCACTGACGCCTTTGACGATGACACCATGGAGTTCAGGATTGCTGAGATAGAGAAAAGCATCTTGTCGCTGGAAAAGGGGATCAGGAAGGCACCGAACCCCACCAAATCCCCTGGCCCTGCGGAGCTGCTCGGCACCACCGTGGTGAGGACGCCTGCTCCAGGTATGTGGGCTTGTGGGGGTctccagggtggtggtggtgcccgaggctccctcctgcctgctgggCTGGTATGGGAGGCGAGGAGGATGTGTCCCATCACGTGCCACAAGTCCTCTTCCTTTGCAGATGTCCCCAAGCACACCTCTGTGGCATCCACCAAGCTTGTCTTCTCCGGGCCCAAGACCATCTACCAGCAGGTCCTGCAGCCGTCCCGCCACACTGTGGCTCCCTGGGCCACCCAGGCGGTGCCGGATGTGGTCGGACCCCTGGCTGGTCCTGGCTCGCTGGCGCTGGAGGCAGGCAGCAAGGTGTCGGCCAAGGCTTCGGTGGCTGTGCCGGGAGCCGGGCTAGCCCAGCAGcggctggagcagagcagctccacgTTGGCTGCCACACtgcaggtggccaagaagatgacagtggaggagctggagag CCACCCTGGGGCAGTGCACTCTGCCAAGAACATCCTGGAAGACATCAGCAACATGTTCGATGACCTGGCTGACCAGCTGGACGCGATGCTGGACTGA